A region from the Solibacillus sp. FSL H8-0523 genome encodes:
- a CDS encoding MFS transporter, with product MKTWLLEWVKNFKSFNRNIKLFIFANLFLQMGMGIFSIMYNLYIRELGLPETVNGSVISITALATAFMLIPAGIISDKLGRKWIMITGASLTCLMLFGRSFVTAEQPMLLFAFATGIVWALIQVSGVPFLAENSNPKERMHLFSLHFALVTIANVVGSLLGGVIADLMQLLFFMDEAHSIRVALLVGAALFMMGLPALFKLKPIKKVEVVKQQSIEPKANEKNASRGFNFKMMALFAIANLLIGSGSGLVIPYLNLYFANRFEASNSYIGFILALGSAMTAVAMMIGPMLVKRVGKVRALVIFQFASIPFLFLTAFTGSLFFASLGFLMRQALMNAGNPITSAIAMDVVHDKYKGLANSINQTVFNLGWAVMGIPAAWFVTTYGSYWGYVYTFSITGALYLIGSTYFYIVFGRKFALKNEQ from the coding sequence TTGAAGACGTGGCTTCTAGAATGGGTCAAAAATTTTAAGTCGTTCAATCGCAATATTAAATTGTTTATATTCGCCAACCTATTTTTACAAATGGGTATGGGGATTTTTAGTATAATGTACAACTTATATATACGTGAGCTGGGTCTGCCGGAAACTGTGAACGGGAGCGTTATTTCTATTACTGCATTAGCAACGGCTTTTATGCTGATTCCAGCGGGGATTATAAGCGATAAGCTTGGACGAAAGTGGATTATGATTACGGGTGCTAGTTTGACCTGCTTGATGCTTTTTGGCAGAAGTTTTGTTACTGCTGAACAGCCGATGTTGCTATTTGCTTTTGCAACAGGGATCGTCTGGGCGTTAATACAAGTATCAGGTGTCCCGTTTTTAGCGGAAAATTCAAATCCAAAAGAGCGCATGCATTTATTTAGTTTGCATTTTGCACTCGTCACAATCGCCAATGTAGTCGGAAGTTTACTCGGTGGTGTCATTGCCGATTTAATGCAGCTGCTATTCTTTATGGATGAAGCACATAGTATTCGTGTAGCGCTACTCGTTGGTGCTGCTTTATTTATGATGGGTTTACCAGCGCTATTTAAACTGAAACCTATTAAAAAGGTAGAGGTCGTGAAGCAACAATCGATTGAACCGAAAGCCAATGAAAAAAATGCAAGTAGAGGCTTTAATTTTAAAATGATGGCGCTTTTTGCGATTGCCAATTTACTTATTGGTAGCGGCTCTGGCCTTGTCATTCCGTATTTGAATTTATATTTTGCTAATCGATTTGAGGCGAGTAATTCGTATATCGGCTTTATATTGGCACTTGGCTCTGCCATGACGGCTGTTGCAATGATGATTGGGCCGATGCTTGTCAAACGTGTCGGTAAAGTGCGTGCACTCGTTATTTTCCAATTTGCCTCAATCCCATTTTTATTTTTAACGGCATTTACAGGCTCCTTATTTTTTGCCTCACTTGGCTTTTTAATGCGTCAAGCACTGATGAATGCTGGCAATCCGATTACGAGTGCCATTGCGATGGATGTTGTGCACGACAAATATAAAGGACTCGCCAATTCAATCAACCAAACGGTATTTAATTTGGGGTGGGCAGTGATGGGGATTCCGGCAGCTTGGTTTGTCACAACATACGGTTCGTATTGGGGTTATGTGTATACGTTTTCCATTACAGGTGCGCTCTACTTGATTGGTTCAACGTATTTTTATATTGTGTTTGGCCGGAAATTTGCGTTAAAAAATGAACAATAA
- a CDS encoding TetR/AcrR family transcriptional regulator: protein MMQYGDPRVLRTQQLLKEALLELLLEGNQLHQLSVQKVTKHAKLNRTTFYLHYKDLEDLQVQMTQEILQQLTVKINALMHEKNSSRQEQVVDLLHYLQERWSIIIALTQQDAVERHLFDLFKELITVRRRNPMKPKRDFYVESDVKTASIIGVIMWWLQHENDLTAQVIAGQIELMNKR, encoded by the coding sequence ATGATGCAATACGGAGATCCACGCGTGTTACGCACACAGCAACTATTAAAAGAGGCGTTATTAGAATTGTTATTAGAGGGCAATCAACTACATCAATTATCCGTACAAAAAGTGACCAAGCATGCAAAGCTGAATCGTACGACGTTTTATTTACATTACAAGGATCTTGAGGATTTACAAGTGCAGATGACGCAGGAAATCTTACAGCAGCTTACCGTGAAAATTAATGCACTCATGCACGAAAAAAATAGCTCGCGCCAAGAGCAGGTCGTGGATTTACTGCATTACTTGCAGGAACGTTGGTCGATTATTATAGCTCTTACGCAACAAGACGCGGTTGAACGTCATTTATTTGATTTATTTAAGGAGTTAATTACGGTTCGTAGACGTAATCCGATGAAGCCAAAGCGCGATTTTTATGTGGAAAGCGATGTGAAAACCGCATCGATTATTGGGGTCATTATGTGGTGGCTCCAGCATGAAAATGACTTAACGGCACAAGTGATCGCTGGTCAAATTGAATTGATGAACAAGCGGTAA
- a CDS encoding MDR family MFS transporter has protein sequence MQNELSPKTKKLLVLILIVGCFFSTLNQTLLNVALSELMQIFQVTPVTIQWLATGFMLVNGVLVPITAYLMKRFSTRQIFMSSMVFLFIGSVLAACAQNFGMLLAGRMIQAAGAGIILPLMMTVIVYLYPAEQRGAIMGKMGFAIIFAPAIAPTVGGFILEYLSWRYLFIMMIPISAAIIVLALKYMINIEEGSKLSLDLTSVLYSTIGFGAVLYGFSSAGSRGWGDWLVLTSIIVGIVSIALFSRRMLASAQPLLNLRVFSYKMFTMTSIINITITILMYADLILLPIYLQDGRGFNAFEAGLILLPAAIINAFLSPVTGKLFDRFGAKPLFLIGTALIALSMLLVIDLSTTMSVPYLIIRTIVLRVGLTFITMPLNTAALNALPRELASHGSAVNNTVRQLAGAIGTAVIITIYTMQLSHVDITANDGFATAAGNTYIWMLGLAILSIIIALFVPNKVEKSNSSVE, from the coding sequence ATGCAAAACGAACTATCACCTAAAACTAAAAAGTTGCTCGTACTGATTTTAATTGTTGGCTGCTTCTTTTCCACGTTAAATCAGACTTTATTAAATGTTGCGTTAAGTGAGCTCATGCAAATTTTTCAGGTCACACCAGTAACGATTCAATGGCTCGCAACGGGCTTTATGCTCGTAAACGGAGTGCTTGTACCAATTACCGCCTATTTAATGAAACGCTTTTCAACACGCCAAATATTCATGAGCTCGATGGTATTTTTATTCATCGGTTCTGTCCTTGCCGCCTGCGCACAAAACTTCGGCATGCTACTTGCTGGACGTATGATCCAAGCTGCGGGGGCTGGGATTATTTTACCGCTGATGATGACGGTAATTGTTTATTTATATCCAGCTGAACAACGAGGGGCGATTATGGGGAAAATGGGTTTTGCGATTATCTTCGCCCCTGCCATTGCCCCTACTGTCGGTGGCTTTATCCTTGAATACCTTTCTTGGCGCTACCTCTTCATCATGATGATTCCCATTTCAGCTGCGATAATTGTATTGGCACTAAAATACATGATCAATATTGAAGAGGGCTCAAAACTATCGCTCGATTTAACGAGTGTACTGTATTCAACAATCGGCTTCGGGGCGGTATTATACGGCTTTAGTAGTGCTGGGAGTCGTGGTTGGGGCGACTGGCTCGTGTTGACGTCAATCATTGTCGGAATCGTGAGCATTGCGCTCTTTAGTCGTCGCATGCTAGCATCCGCGCAGCCGTTACTTAATTTGCGGGTATTTAGCTACAAAATGTTTACAATGACCAGCATTATTAATATTACAATTACGATTTTAATGTACGCAGATCTGATTTTACTGCCGATTTATTTACAAGATGGGCGCGGTTTTAATGCCTTTGAAGCGGGATTAATTTTACTACCTGCTGCGATTATTAATGCTTTTTTATCACCTGTGACTGGTAAATTATTCGACCGCTTTGGTGCTAAGCCCCTGTTTTTAATCGGGACTGCACTCATTGCCCTTTCGATGCTGCTCGTTATTGATTTATCCACAACAATGTCCGTTCCATATTTAATCATTCGTACGATTGTTTTACGTGTCGGCTTAACCTTTATTACAATGCCGCTTAATACAGCTGCTTTAAATGCCCTGCCACGGGAGCTTGCATCACATGGCTCCGCCGTAAATAACACCGTTCGTCAACTTGCAGGCGCGATTGGCACAGCGGTTATTATTACAATCTATACAATGCAGTTGAGCCATGTCGACATCACGGCAAACGACGGTTTTGCCACTGCCGCTGGGAACACGTACATTTGGATGCTAGGACTTGCCATCCTTTCGATTATCATTGCCTTATTCGTGCCAAATAAAGTAGAAAAGTCAAATTCATCCGTTGAATAG
- a CDS encoding LysR family transcriptional regulator, producing MELRQLEYFIILCEEMQFTKAADRLLIAQPTLSQQIKVLEQELGTPLFHRIGKKISLTEAGQILLPQARKMFQTLDSTKIQLQQLDSLEKGTLRIGALPGELTNIVSDIALQFMHKYPHIQVFITSGEDMYELIRNNSIDFGFTFTLHNDQYEQQYEETPLYTEQFCYVERKQSNEVSKSILLQDIINEPLVLFPNAHLCRRILNKAAKVEQLSIVPKFETSSIEAIFQFVEQGLGGTIVAKTLFDLHAPHALQAHTILHPLLERETLLISQKERQQTPAYRAFMDLLQPALSKYHLSLLTTP from the coding sequence ATGGAATTAAGACAGTTAGAGTACTTTATTATTCTTTGTGAAGAAATGCAATTTACGAAAGCGGCAGATCGACTGCTGATTGCACAGCCGACACTTAGTCAGCAAATTAAAGTTTTAGAACAAGAACTGGGTACACCTTTGTTTCATCGCATCGGGAAAAAAATATCATTAACAGAAGCAGGACAAATTCTTTTACCACAAGCACGAAAAATGTTCCAAACACTTGATTCAACAAAAATTCAGTTGCAACAACTCGACAGCTTAGAAAAAGGCACACTTCGCATTGGTGCTCTTCCCGGCGAGCTAACGAATATTGTGTCGGATATCGCGCTACAATTTATGCACAAGTATCCGCATATCCAAGTGTTCATTACATCAGGGGAAGATATGTACGAGCTCATCCGGAATAATTCAATCGACTTTGGCTTCACATTTACTTTACACAATGACCAATATGAACAACAGTATGAAGAAACCCCTTTATATACAGAGCAATTTTGTTATGTTGAACGAAAACAAAGTAACGAAGTCAGCAAATCCATCCTGCTACAAGACATCATCAATGAACCGCTCGTTTTATTCCCAAACGCCCATTTATGCAGACGGATCCTGAACAAAGCAGCGAAGGTCGAGCAGTTATCGATTGTTCCAAAATTTGAAACGTCAAGTATTGAAGCGATTTTTCAATTTGTAGAGCAAGGACTTGGTGGAACAATCGTTGCCAAAACATTATTTGATTTACATGCACCGCATGCATTACAAGCACATACGATTTTGCACCCACTATTAGAGCGTGAAACATTGCTTATTTCTCAAAAAGAACGTCAACAAACCCCTGCCTATAGAGCGTTTATGGACTTATTACAACCTGCCTTATCGAAATATCATTTATCTTTACTGACGACGCCATAA
- a CDS encoding acetyl-CoA hydrolase/transferase family protein yields the protein MKQRIRSALLQDKVVTAQEAATWIKDGMLVGMSGFTRAGDAKVVPLALVEKAKTENFKIDVYTGASLGPEVDQYMAEAGIIRKRAPYQGDPVMRNLINKGEVLYVDAHVSHNAELIRTGIVGPIDVAIIEAVAITEDGMIIPTTSVGNSPVIAQHAKEIIIELNIAQPAELEGIHDIYVPGPQGKREAIPMLHAGERIGTPGIQVDVSKIRGIVLSEIKDAPSLIVPPDEETAQIAAHLLTFFRQEIEAGRLTNELAPLQSGVGSVANAVLNGFLHSEFENLEVYSEVLQDAVFELIDAGKVKVASGTSITLSEAYGKEVYGNLKKYQQQLVLRPQEISNHPEIIRRLGLISINTALEVDIYGNVNSTHVTGTKMMNGIGGSGDFARNARLGIFVTKSYAKGGAISSIVPMVSHHDHTEHDVDVIVTEQGIADLRGLAPKERVELMIENCAHPEYKEQLRDYYNRAVAATNGAHTPHLLAEALSWHVKLNETKSMK from the coding sequence ATGAAACAACGTATTCGTTCAGCATTACTGCAAGATAAAGTCGTAACAGCACAAGAGGCGGCTACGTGGATTAAAGATGGGATGTTAGTAGGGATGAGTGGCTTTACACGAGCAGGAGATGCAAAAGTGGTACCACTTGCTTTAGTCGAAAAAGCGAAAACTGAAAACTTTAAAATTGATGTGTATACAGGGGCTTCACTCGGTCCTGAAGTGGATCAATATATGGCTGAAGCCGGTATCATTCGGAAACGTGCGCCGTATCAAGGTGACCCAGTGATGCGCAATTTAATTAACAAAGGGGAAGTGTTATATGTTGATGCGCACGTTTCCCATAATGCGGAATTGATTCGCACAGGCATCGTTGGACCAATCGATGTAGCAATAATTGAAGCGGTAGCGATTACAGAAGATGGGATGATCATTCCGACGACCTCTGTTGGGAATTCACCCGTCATAGCGCAACATGCAAAAGAAATTATTATTGAATTGAATATAGCACAACCAGCCGAATTAGAAGGCATTCATGATATTTATGTGCCAGGGCCACAAGGAAAACGCGAAGCTATTCCAATGCTACACGCAGGCGAGCGTATCGGTACACCAGGTATCCAAGTAGATGTTTCGAAAATTCGAGGTATTGTATTATCAGAAATTAAAGATGCCCCTTCATTAATAGTGCCACCTGATGAAGAAACGGCCCAAATTGCAGCTCATTTATTAACATTCTTCCGCCAAGAAATCGAAGCAGGTCGCTTAACAAATGAACTGGCTCCACTACAGTCAGGTGTGGGTTCCGTTGCAAACGCCGTCTTAAATGGCTTTTTGCACTCAGAGTTTGAAAATTTAGAAGTATACTCAGAAGTGTTACAAGATGCGGTATTTGAATTAATTGATGCAGGTAAAGTGAAGGTCGCTTCGGGGACATCGATTACGTTAAGCGAAGCATACGGTAAAGAAGTGTACGGCAACTTGAAAAAGTATCAGCAACAGCTTGTATTACGTCCACAAGAAATTTCAAACCATCCGGAAATTATTCGTCGATTAGGCTTAATTTCGATTAATACGGCACTAGAGGTGGATATTTACGGAAACGTTAATTCAACGCATGTGACAGGTACGAAAATGATGAACGGTATTGGTGGATCAGGTGATTTTGCCCGTAACGCGCGTTTAGGGATTTTTGTGACGAAATCCTATGCGAAAGGCGGCGCCATTTCATCAATCGTCCCAATGGTTTCGCATCACGACCATACAGAGCATGATGTAGATGTAATCGTAACAGAGCAAGGAATTGCCGATTTACGTGGATTAGCACCAAAGGAACGTGTTGAGTTAATGATTGAAAACTGTGCACATCCAGAGTATAAGGAGCAATTACGCGATTATTATAACCGTGCAGTAGCAGCAACGAATGGTGCACACACACCACATTTATTAGCCGAAGCACTTTCTTGGCATGTAAAGTTAAATGAAACAAAATCAATGAAATAA
- a CDS encoding GNAT family N-acetyltransferase, with protein MQIIAINKANREQVVQFFKEHWGSAQMIISTGIYDCGQLDGFIFKVDNTILGLLTYVVHEDSIEVISLDSIKEGHGIGTKLMNEVELFAKQIGINKITLITTNDNLNALKFYQKRGYRIMKVIQDAVSKAREVKPSIPIVGNDGIPLHDELELAKLLSK; from the coding sequence ATGCAAATAATAGCAATTAATAAAGCGAATCGAGAACAGGTTGTTCAATTTTTTAAAGAGCATTGGGGTAGTGCTCAAATGATTATTTCTACAGGAATCTATGATTGTGGCCAATTAGATGGATTTATTTTCAAAGTAGATAACACGATTTTAGGTTTGCTTACATATGTAGTCCATGAAGATTCAATAGAAGTCATTTCTTTAGATAGTATAAAAGAGGGGCATGGAATTGGTACTAAATTAATGAATGAAGTTGAATTATTCGCCAAACAAATAGGCATAAATAAAATCACACTTATTACAACAAATGATAACCTCAACGCTTTAAAGTTTTATCAGAAGAGAGGTTACCGTATTATGAAAGTAATACAAGATGCTGTTTCTAAAGCTCGTGAGGTAAAACCTTCGATTCCGATAGTAGGTAATGATGGAATCCCGTTGCATGATGAATTAGAATTAGCAAAATTACTGAGTAAATAG